In a single window of the Mustela nigripes isolate SB6536 chromosome 17, MUSNIG.SB6536, whole genome shotgun sequence genome:
- the TMEM238 gene encoding transmembrane protein 238, with translation MAAAPAVGVPQGPPLGAPSPPAGAQGPASGLGRCRMALLLAVALDVAGMAALLTGVFAQLQVRGRDFGDLLIYSGALLVFLSLLGWILWYTGNIEISRQELERDYGLRPSALARLARKLSRRWSAPASSSGPRAAPGSLGTRRAARAPPPPAAGSRRVRLQLATLEAGPGAAGAGTE, from the coding sequence ATGGCAGCAGCGCCAGCGGTGGGCGTCCCGCAGGGGCCCCCGCTGGGGGCACCGTCCCCGCCGGCCGGCGCGCAGGGGCCTGCGTCCGGCCTGGGCCGCTGCCGAATGGCGCTGCTACTGGCGGTGGCGCTGGACGTGGCGGGCATGGCGGCGCTGCTGACCGGCGTGTTCGCGCAGCTGCAGGTGCGCGGCCGCGACTTCGGCGACCTGCTCATCTACTCGGGCGCGCTGCTCGTCTTCCTGAGCCTGCTCGGCTGGATCCTCTGGTACACCGGCAACATCGAGATCTCGCGCCAGGAACTCGAGCGCGACTACGGCCTGCGCCCCTCGGCGCTTGCCCGCCTGGCGCGCAAGCTCTCCCGCCGCTGGTCTGCGCCGGCCTCCTCCTCCGGCCCGCGCGCCGCGCCCGGCTCTCTGGGAACGCGCCGTGCCGCccgcgcgcccccgccgcccgccgccggcTCCCGCCGCGTGCGCCTGCAGCTCGCTACGCTCGAggccgggccgggggcggcgggcgcgggcACCGAGTGA